A part of Pararoseomonas sp. SCSIO 73927 genomic DNA contains:
- a CDS encoding M20 family metallopeptidase, which yields MRNDEFVWRAVDDRKEDYAAFSDRVWDMPEIAYTETRSVAEHIEMLEREGARITRDLAGIPTAVMGEWGEGGPVIAILGEYDALPNLSQEAGIAEHKEVVPNGPGHGCGHNLLGAASLLAAAAVKDWLKENGIPGRVRYYGCPAEEGGAAKGFMARDGVFDDVDIAISWHPASFSGVNDPVSLANTRIDFTFHGKSAHAAAAPELGRSALDAVELMNVGVNYMREHMPDHARIHYAMLDGGGIAPNVVQSRAKVRYLIRARDLPELNMLVGRVRKIADGAALMTETRVETAVVSAVSNLLGNAPLEKAMHDNFQRLGPPQFDDADRVYAAQIQATLTEDDILNAHRRHGLRVEPGKVLCDLVVPLESKGDGGGVGSTDVGDVSWAVPTVQARGATCAIGTPFHSWQLTAQGKSSYAHKGMVHVAKVMAGTAVDAIRDPALVEKAKAEFRERTGGKPYESPLPKDLAPPIRAMGQGV from the coding sequence ATGAGGAACGACGAATTCGTCTGGCGTGCCGTGGACGATCGGAAGGAGGATTATGCCGCCTTCTCCGACCGCGTCTGGGACATGCCGGAGATCGCCTATACCGAGACGCGCTCGGTGGCCGAGCACATCGAGATGCTGGAGAGGGAGGGCGCGCGCATAACGCGCGACCTGGCCGGCATCCCCACCGCCGTGATGGGGGAATGGGGCGAGGGCGGGCCTGTGATCGCCATTCTCGGCGAGTACGACGCCCTTCCCAACCTCTCCCAGGAGGCCGGCATCGCTGAGCACAAGGAGGTGGTGCCGAACGGGCCCGGCCATGGCTGCGGGCACAACCTGCTCGGCGCCGCCTCCCTCCTCGCCGCCGCCGCGGTGAAGGACTGGCTGAAGGAGAACGGGATCCCCGGCCGCGTGCGCTACTACGGCTGCCCGGCCGAGGAGGGCGGCGCGGCGAAGGGCTTCATGGCGCGGGACGGCGTCTTCGACGACGTGGACATCGCCATTTCCTGGCACCCCGCCTCCTTCTCCGGCGTGAACGACCCGGTGTCGCTCGCCAACACGCGCATCGACTTCACCTTCCACGGCAAGTCCGCCCACGCCGCCGCCGCGCCGGAGCTGGGCCGCTCCGCGCTCGACGCGGTGGAGCTGATGAACGTCGGCGTGAACTACATGCGCGAGCACATGCCCGACCACGCGCGCATCCACTACGCCATGCTGGATGGCGGCGGCATCGCGCCGAACGTCGTGCAGTCCCGTGCCAAGGTCCGCTACCTCATCCGCGCGCGCGACCTGCCGGAGCTGAACATGCTGGTGGGCCGCGTTCGCAAGATCGCGGACGGCGCCGCCCTGATGACGGAGACCCGGGTGGAGACCGCCGTGGTCTCCGCCGTTTCCAACCTCCTCGGCAACGCGCCGCTGGAGAAGGCGATGCACGACAACTTCCAGCGCCTCGGCCCGCCGCAATTCGACGACGCGGACCGGGTTTACGCGGCGCAGATCCAGGCGACGCTGACGGAGGATGACATCCTCAACGCCCATCGCCGCCACGGGCTGAGGGTGGAGCCGGGCAAGGTGCTCTGCGACCTCGTCGTGCCGCTGGAGAGCAAGGGCGATGGCGGTGGCGTTGGCTCAACCGATGTCGGCGACGTCTCCTGGGCGGTGCCGACCGTGCAGGCCCGCGGCGCGACCTGCGCCATCGGCACGCCCTTCCACTCCTGGCAGCTCACGGCGCAGGGGAAGTCGTCCTACGCGCACAAGGGCATGGTGCACGTGGCGAAAGTGATGGCGGGCACGGCGGTGGACGCGATCCGCGACCCCGCGCTGGTGGAGAAGGCGAAGGCAGAGTTCCGGGAGCGGACGGGCGGGAAGCCTTATGAGAGCCCGCTGCCGAAGGACCTGGCACCGCCGATCCGGGCAATGGGCCAGGGCGTGTAG
- a CDS encoding ABC transporter substrate-binding protein, which translates to MRPAAPRRSLLAMLALPLAAGAARAQAPAPQAAPQAAPPAGAEWRVGAIYPLSGAPGLLGDESFRGLEMAVEERNAAGGLLGRPVRLLRADATDQAAAVAEARRLIGAEKVSLLVGSSDSAVSLAASQASDAQGIPYFELGAAAEGLTERGFRNFWRTCPRAADFAGVAAEAVSSVLPSLLGRPREALRVGLLHEEGPYGSSIAELQAMRLAEAGTPVVERIPYPSRPADLAPAVQRLREAFVDVLLHAAGQNDVILLFRNLREAGWRPRAIIGSGGGYSLADTARAVGPAFEGVMNIGFTGFAIADRTAPGNAAFAEAYKRRYGADPRSGHSLANFFGGRIALDAVTRAGSAEKDRLRAAMLATDVPEGTTPTGWGAAFDERGQNTRARPWLMQWQDGRLVTVHPEAAAVAMPRARLGTDPPGNGAERSGP; encoded by the coding sequence ATGCGTCCGGCCGCGCCGCGCCGCAGCCTCCTGGCCATGCTCGCCCTGCCGCTCGCGGCCGGAGCCGCACGCGCCCAGGCGCCGGCGCCGCAGGCCGCCCCGCAGGCCGCCCCCCCGGCCGGGGCGGAGTGGCGCGTGGGGGCAATCTACCCCCTCTCCGGCGCGCCCGGCCTGCTGGGCGACGAGTCCTTCCGCGGGCTGGAAATGGCGGTGGAGGAGCGCAACGCCGCCGGGGGTCTCCTGGGCCGCCCGGTCCGCCTGTTGCGCGCTGACGCCACGGACCAGGCCGCCGCGGTGGCGGAGGCGCGGCGGCTGATCGGGGCGGAGAAGGTCTCCCTTCTCGTCGGCAGCAGCGATTCAGCCGTCTCCCTCGCGGCCAGCCAGGCCAGCGACGCGCAGGGTATTCCCTACTTCGAGCTCGGCGCCGCGGCGGAGGGGCTCACGGAGCGCGGCTTCCGGAACTTCTGGCGCACCTGCCCGCGGGCGGCCGATTTCGCCGGCGTGGCGGCCGAGGCAGTCTCCTCCGTCCTGCCCTCTCTGCTGGGGCGCCCGCGAGAGGCGCTGCGGGTGGGGCTGCTGCACGAGGAGGGCCCGTATGGCAGCTCCATCGCGGAACTGCAGGCGATGCGGCTGGCCGAGGCCGGAACCCCGGTGGTGGAGCGCATCCCCTACCCCTCCCGCCCGGCCGACCTGGCCCCGGCCGTGCAGCGGCTGCGGGAGGCCTTCGTGGACGTGCTGCTGCACGCGGCCGGGCAGAACGACGTGATCCTGCTGTTCCGCAACCTGCGTGAGGCGGGTTGGCGGCCGCGCGCCATCATCGGGTCCGGCGGGGGCTACAGCCTCGCCGACACCGCCCGCGCCGTCGGCCCCGCCTTCGAGGGCGTGATGAACATCGGCTTCACCGGCTTCGCCATCGCGGACCGGACTGCGCCGGGGAATGCCGCCTTCGCGGAGGCCTACAAGCGCCGCTACGGCGCCGACCCGCGCTCCGGCCACTCGCTCGCGAACTTCTTCGGCGGCCGGATCGCGCTGGACGCGGTCACGCGCGCCGGGAGCGCGGAGAAGGACAGGCTGCGCGCCGCGATGCTCGCCACCGATGTCCCGGAGGGCACCACCCCGACCGGCTGGGGCGCTGCCTTCGACGAGCGCGGGCAGAACACGCGCGCCCGGCCCTGGCTGATGCAGTGGCAGGACGGGCGCCTCGTCACGGTCCATCCGGAAGCGGCAGCGGTGGCGATGCCCCGCGCCCGCCTGGGAACGGACCCGCCTGGGAACGGAGCAGAGAGGAGCGGTCCATGA
- a CDS encoding NAD(P)H-quinone oxidoreductase produces MPDLPESMTFIDHGAGGGPEVLVVTTGPVPRPAAGEVLVRVMAAGVNRPDVQQRKGLYPPPKGASPVVGLEVAGEVAAVGEGVTRFRAGDRVCALANGGGYAEYAVAPATQCLPWPEGYDAVRAAALPETFFTVWANLFGHGRLRRGEMMLVHGGTSGIGSTALQLAREFGARPFATAGSPEKVAACVEFGAEEAFDYKTQDFAAEMKRVTDGKGADVVLDMIGAEYFQRNLRVLGQDGRLVIIALMGGHEVEKADIRPIMLKRLVVTGSTMRPRTAAEKGAIAEELEAKVWPVLSAGRCGPRIHATFPLREAAEAHRLMESSAHIGKIVLTLG; encoded by the coding sequence ATGCCCGACCTGCCCGAGAGCATGACCTTCATCGACCACGGCGCGGGGGGCGGGCCGGAGGTGCTGGTGGTCACGACCGGGCCGGTGCCCCGTCCGGCGGCGGGCGAGGTGCTGGTCCGGGTCATGGCCGCCGGGGTGAACCGGCCGGACGTGCAGCAGCGCAAGGGCCTCTACCCGCCGCCGAAGGGCGCGAGCCCCGTTGTCGGCCTTGAGGTGGCCGGCGAGGTGGCTGCGGTTGGTGAGGGCGTGACGCGGTTCCGCGCCGGGGATCGCGTCTGCGCCCTGGCAAATGGCGGCGGCTACGCCGAGTACGCCGTGGCCCCCGCCACCCAGTGCCTGCCCTGGCCGGAGGGCTACGACGCCGTGCGGGCGGCGGCCCTGCCGGAGACCTTCTTCACCGTATGGGCCAACCTCTTCGGCCATGGGCGGTTGCGGCGGGGGGAGATGATGCTGGTGCATGGCGGCACCTCCGGCATCGGCTCCACCGCCCTGCAGCTTGCCCGCGAGTTCGGCGCGCGCCCCTTCGCCACTGCCGGCAGCCCGGAGAAGGTGGCGGCCTGCGTGGAGTTCGGGGCCGAGGAGGCCTTCGACTACAAGACCCAGGACTTCGCGGCCGAGATGAAGCGGGTGACGGACGGGAAGGGCGCCGACGTCGTGCTCGACATGATCGGCGCGGAGTACTTCCAGCGTAACCTGCGCGTGCTGGGGCAGGACGGGCGGCTGGTGATCATCGCCCTCATGGGCGGGCACGAGGTGGAGAAGGCCGACATCCGGCCGATCATGCTCAAGCGCCTGGTGGTCACGGGCAGCACGATGCGCCCGCGCACCGCGGCGGAGAAGGGCGCCATTGCCGAGGAGCTGGAAGCGAAGGTCTGGCCCGTGCTCTCCGCGGGGCGCTGCGGGCCGCGCATCCACGCCACCTTCCCGTTGCGCGAGGCGGCGGAGGCGCACCGGCTGATGGAGAGCAGCGCGCATATCGGCAAGATCGTGCTGACGCTCGGCTGA
- a CDS encoding DMT family transporter, translating to MNPRDLWLLAVAVVLFGGVWPIAKDALGDATPVWFGASRAGLAALASGVVLLVLGRLHLPGRRDLPSVLALGLLQIGGFFALTHIALGVLPAGRIAVLSNVTIYSLVPLSVLVLGERVSPLRWAAAGMGLAGALVLVGPWAVDWSDPAVLAGNALLVGASVLWSIAIVITRRFPPQRPMLELLPFFFGLATLLLLALAAWREPGGGIGWGALPHAAFIGLVAAPLGTWSVIEAGRRLPSTVASVGFMLVPVLGVTLGALWLGEPVGWDILVGGGLVFLSVILAVRG from the coding sequence TTGAACCCGCGCGACCTCTGGCTGCTCGCCGTCGCCGTCGTCCTCTTCGGCGGCGTCTGGCCGATCGCGAAGGACGCGCTGGGGGACGCCACGCCCGTCTGGTTCGGCGCCAGCCGTGCGGGGCTGGCGGCGCTTGCCTCCGGCGTGGTGCTGCTGGTCCTCGGGCGGCTGCACCTGCCGGGGCGGCGGGACTTGCCATCCGTCCTCGCGCTCGGCCTGCTGCAGATCGGCGGCTTCTTCGCGCTGACCCATATCGCACTCGGCGTGCTGCCGGCCGGGCGCATCGCCGTGCTGTCCAACGTGACGATCTACTCCCTCGTCCCGCTCTCCGTTCTGGTGCTGGGGGAGCGCGTGTCGCCGCTGCGCTGGGCGGCGGCGGGGATGGGGCTGGCGGGGGCGCTGGTTCTTGTCGGGCCCTGGGCCGTGGACTGGTCGGACCCGGCTGTTCTGGCGGGGAACGCGCTGCTCGTCGGCGCCTCGGTGCTCTGGAGCATTGCCATCGTGATCACCCGCCGCTTTCCGCCGCAGCGGCCGATGCTGGAACTCCTACCCTTCTTCTTCGGCCTCGCGACGCTGCTCCTTCTCGCGCTGGCGGCCTGGCGGGAGCCGGGCGGCGGGATCGGGTGGGGCGCCCTGCCGCACGCGGCCTTCATCGGTCTGGTCGCCGCGCCGCTGGGCACCTGGAGCGTGATCGAGGCCGGGCGGCGCCTGCCCTCCACCGTGGCCTCCGTCGGCTTCATGCTGGTGCCCGTCCTGGGCGTGACGCTCGGCGCGCTCTGGCTGGGCGAGCCGGTGGGGTGGGACATCCTGGTCGGCGGCGGGCTGGTGTTCCTGAGCGTCATCCTCGCGGTGCGCGGATGA
- a CDS encoding alpha/beta fold hydrolase: protein MILNAVEAGEGPPLVLLHGLFGQARNFGALQRRLAANGRRVVALDLPNHGASPHAPSMDYRVMADSVAETLEAKGIARAAVMGHSMGGKAAMMLALTRPEVVARLLVSDIAPVAYPSRWVPLVGAMRAVPPGAARAEVDAALAPAEPDPGVRAFIVANRRPDASGWRIGLEGIAASLPAIMGWEDAGGATYDGPTLVVAGERSPYIRAEDRPGIRALFPRARFLTVKGAGHWVHADQPDGFAAVVEGFAPV, encoded by the coding sequence ATGATCCTGAACGCGGTCGAGGCGGGGGAGGGGCCGCCGCTGGTCCTGCTGCACGGGCTGTTCGGGCAGGCCCGCAATTTCGGGGCGCTGCAGCGGCGGCTGGCGGCGAACGGGCGGCGCGTGGTCGCGCTCGACCTGCCGAACCACGGGGCCAGCCCGCACGCGCCCTCGATGGACTACCGCGTCATGGCCGACTCAGTGGCGGAGACGCTGGAGGCGAAAGGGATCGCGCGCGCGGCGGTGATGGGCCACTCCATGGGCGGCAAGGCCGCGATGATGCTCGCGCTGACGCGGCCGGAGGTGGTGGCGCGCCTGCTGGTCTCCGACATCGCGCCCGTCGCCTATCCCTCCCGCTGGGTGCCGCTGGTGGGGGCGATGCGGGCCGTCCCGCCCGGCGCGGCGCGCGCCGAAGTGGACGCCGCCCTGGCGCCCGCGGAGCCGGATCCGGGGGTGCGCGCCTTCATCGTCGCCAACCGCAGGCCGGACGCCTCGGGCTGGCGCATCGGGCTGGAGGGGATCGCGGCCTCCCTGCCGGCCATCATGGGGTGGGAGGATGCGGGCGGCGCCACCTATGACGGCCCGACCCTCGTCGTGGCAGGGGAGCGTTCGCCCTACATCCGGGCGGAGGACCGGCCGGGGATCCGCGCCCTCTTCCCCCGCGCGCGCTTCCTGACGGTGAAGGGCGCCGGGCACTGGGTCCATGCCGACCAGCCGGACGGCTTCGCGGCGGTGGTCGAGGGATTCGCGCCGGTCTGA
- a CDS encoding DNA-3-methyladenine glycosylase 2 family protein yields MSARAARKHLSADPVLGPVIAQVGAMGLKPVKDREPYEALVRAIAHQQVHGRAAEAMLNRLIALTPDHPFPPPARVLALEEGQLRACGFSGAKQAAILDIAHKSAAGWVPTRRAAARLSDEALIERLVALRGVGRWTVEMLLMFTLGRPDILPVDDFGVREGYRVAAGLEAQPKPKELAAIGARWAPFRSAAAWYLWRAADLNKTNSFKAPSAI; encoded by the coding sequence ATGAGCGCCCGCGCCGCCCGCAAGCACCTCTCCGCCGATCCTGTCCTCGGCCCCGTCATCGCCCAGGTCGGGGCCATGGGGCTGAAGCCCGTCAAGGATCGGGAGCCCTACGAGGCGCTGGTGCGGGCCATCGCCCACCAGCAGGTGCATGGGCGCGCAGCGGAGGCGATGCTGAACCGCCTGATCGCGCTCACCCCCGACCACCCCTTCCCGCCGCCGGCGCGCGTCCTAGCGCTGGAGGAGGGGCAGCTGCGCGCCTGCGGCTTCTCCGGCGCCAAGCAGGCCGCCATCCTGGACATCGCGCACAAATCGGCCGCGGGCTGGGTGCCCACCCGCCGCGCCGCCGCACGCCTGTCCGACGAGGCGCTGATCGAGCGGCTGGTGGCGCTGCGCGGCGTCGGCCGCTGGACGGTGGAGATGCTGCTGATGTTCACTCTCGGCCGCCCGGACATCCTGCCCGTGGATGATTTCGGCGTGCGGGAGGGCTACCGCGTGGCCGCCGGGCTGGAGGCGCAGCCGAAGCCGAAGGAACTGGCCGCCATCGGCGCGCGCTGGGCACCGTTCCGGTCGGCCGCCGCCTGGTACCTCTGGCGGGCGGCGGACCTGAACAAGACGAACAGCTTCAAGGCGCCGAGCGCGATCTGA
- a CDS encoding glucan biosynthesis protein G: MHRRALIAGLAMAGLMPRIPGTLYERAEAADDPARPFDDTTVRSMARELAAKPYAAPDERLPAPFADLSYDAYRTIRFNAGRAAWRAEGLPFQMQPFHRGFLFKAKVALFEVANGRATPIPYDPTAFTLSELGGPVPSPVPDLGFAGFRLTNPMNRADHFDEVAAFVGASYFRAIGKGHVYGLSARGLAIATAERSGEEFPLFRAFWLERPRAGVNSTVVHALLDSPSTTGAFRFTIRPGEETVFDVESRLYPRVEMPTVGVAPLTSMFLHSALDYQGADDFRPSVHDSDGLMLSTGRGEALWRPLANPRELQVSVFGDVNPRAFGLMQRARAFRDYLDLEARYERRPGAWVEPIGDWGEGAVHLVEIPTREEIHDNIAAFWRPKAPLRPGQEYSYVYRLHWTSGAAFGAPNRPAPAQFSGGRQGAKPSVQGTRLFVLEAAGGRLAGLPEGAMPVLDVTASAGRIENAVVQRNPETEGWRLSFELVPGGEKLVELRALLKNDSGPLTETWLFRWTP, translated from the coding sequence TTGCACCGCCGCGCCCTCATCGCCGGATTAGCCATGGCCGGGCTCATGCCCCGGATCCCCGGCACGCTCTACGAGCGCGCGGAGGCGGCCGACGACCCGGCCCGGCCCTTCGACGACACCACCGTCCGCAGCATGGCCCGGGAGCTGGCGGCCAAGCCCTACGCCGCGCCGGATGAGCGCCTGCCCGCGCCCTTCGCCGACCTGAGCTACGACGCCTACCGCACCATCCGCTTCAACGCGGGGCGCGCGGCGTGGCGGGCGGAGGGGCTGCCCTTCCAGATGCAGCCCTTCCACCGGGGCTTCCTGTTCAAGGCGAAGGTCGCGCTCTTCGAGGTGGCGAACGGGCGGGCGACGCCCATTCCCTACGACCCCACCGCCTTCACCCTCTCGGAGCTCGGTGGGCCCGTCCCCTCCCCGGTGCCGGACCTCGGCTTCGCGGGGTTCCGCCTGACCAACCCGATGAACCGGGCGGACCATTTCGACGAAGTGGCCGCCTTCGTCGGCGCCTCCTACTTCCGCGCCATCGGCAAGGGGCATGTCTACGGCCTCTCCGCGCGCGGGCTGGCCATCGCGACGGCGGAGCGCTCCGGGGAGGAGTTCCCGCTGTTCCGCGCCTTCTGGCTGGAGCGGCCGCGCGCCGGGGTGAATTCCACGGTGGTCCACGCCCTGCTCGACAGCCCGAGCACCACGGGCGCCTTCCGCTTCACGATCCGCCCCGGCGAGGAGACGGTCTTCGACGTGGAGTCCCGCCTCTATCCGCGGGTGGAGATGCCCACCGTCGGCGTGGCGCCGCTGACGAGCATGTTCCTGCACTCCGCCCTGGACTACCAGGGCGCCGACGACTTCCGGCCCTCCGTGCACGACTCGGACGGGCTGATGCTCTCCACCGGCCGTGGGGAGGCGCTCTGGCGGCCGCTGGCCAACCCGCGGGAACTGCAGGTGAGCGTCTTCGGCGACGTGAACCCGCGCGCCTTCGGCCTGATGCAGCGCGCCCGCGCCTTCCGCGACTACCTGGACCTGGAGGCGCGGTACGAGCGCCGCCCCGGCGCCTGGGTCGAGCCGATCGGCGACTGGGGCGAGGGCGCGGTGCACCTCGTGGAGATCCCGACGCGGGAGGAGATCCACGACAACATCGCCGCCTTCTGGCGCCCCAAGGCCCCGCTGCGGCCGGGGCAGGAGTACAGCTACGTCTACCGCCTGCACTGGACGAGCGGCGCGGCCTTCGGCGCGCCCAACCGCCCGGCGCCCGCGCAGTTCAGCGGCGGTCGGCAGGGCGCCAAGCCCTCCGTCCAGGGCACGCGGCTCTTCGTGCTGGAGGCGGCCGGCGGGCGGCTGGCAGGGCTGCCGGAGGGGGCGATGCCTGTCCTCGACGTGACCGCCAGCGCCGGGCGGATCGAGAACGCGGTGGTGCAGCGCAACCCCGAGACGGAGGGCTGGCGCCTCTCCTTCGAGCTGGTGCCGGGCGGAGAGAAGCTCGTCGAGCTCCGCGCCCTGCTGAAGAATGACTCAGGGCCGCTGACCGAGACATGGCTGTTCCGCTGGACACCCTGA
- the mdoH gene encoding glucans biosynthesis glucosyltransferase MdoH, whose translation MAVPLDTLTRPDPPQGTPHGSPPEAALPGGFAALPAETPLDMPVQELRARPQPARRPETAPRGMGWRRLLVFGAAFLLTVLGTREMALVLDVTTPFTPGAIVLALFVPLFAWIALSFVSSLCGAASVALGGGRGLGIDPNAPLPALLGRTALLMPVYNEDPRRVLAGLEAMEAALREAGAADGFDIFILSDTTDPDAWAREEEAFLALRSRAGAGARIFYRRRAKNVDRKAGNIADWVRRFGGAYPQFLILDADSVMSAEALIRLAAAMEAHPGVGLIQSLPVIVNGRSLFARMQQFAGRLYGPVIAHGIAFWHGAEGNYWGHNAMIRTVAFAEAAGLPHLPGRKPFGGTIMSHDFVEAALMRRQGWAIHFVPALSGSYEESPPALSDLAIRDRRWCQGNLQHMAVLPTRGLHPISRSHLLVGIGSYITAPLWLLFLVAGVLLSLQARFVLPVYFPQGPALFPNWPVVDPVRAKWVFIATMGLLLVPKLLAWGAMLLDGPWRRGHGGGLRALVSMLVETVLAGLLAPVTMLTQSVDVFSILRGRDSGWSAQTRDDGSLPIGQVARLYWRHTAFGLAFGVAAFLVSPYLAAWMSPVVVGLALAIPLAAWTAGRAAGQGLRRAGLLLIPEERDPPPILRHTLALRAEWEAMAPEGEALARLRADPALLAAHRAMLPPPAPARVDALDSSLVMGRARVAAAGSAEEALAALTRAEKAALLGDPDGLDALLALPSR comes from the coding sequence ATGGCTGTTCCGCTGGACACCCTGACCCGCCCCGACCCGCCCCAGGGGACGCCCCATGGGTCGCCTCCTGAGGCGGCGCTCCCCGGCGGGTTCGCTGCCCTGCCGGCGGAGACGCCGCTGGACATGCCCGTGCAGGAGTTGCGCGCGCGGCCGCAACCCGCGCGACGGCCGGAGACGGCGCCGCGCGGCATGGGCTGGCGCCGCCTCCTCGTCTTCGGCGCCGCGTTCCTGCTGACCGTGCTCGGCACGCGGGAGATGGCGCTGGTGCTGGACGTCACCACGCCCTTCACGCCGGGTGCGATCGTCCTCGCGCTCTTCGTGCCGCTCTTCGCCTGGATCGCGCTCTCCTTCGTCTCCAGCCTCTGCGGCGCCGCGAGCGTGGCGCTGGGCGGGGGTAGGGGGCTGGGGATCGACCCGAACGCGCCGCTGCCCGCCCTTCTCGGCCGCACCGCGCTGCTGATGCCCGTGTACAACGAGGACCCACGCCGCGTTCTGGCGGGGCTTGAGGCGATGGAGGCAGCGCTGCGCGAGGCGGGCGCGGCGGACGGCTTTGACATCTTCATCCTCAGCGACACGACCGATCCGGACGCCTGGGCACGGGAGGAGGAGGCTTTCCTCGCGCTGCGCTCGCGGGCCGGGGCGGGTGCCCGCATCTTCTACCGCCGCCGCGCGAAGAACGTGGACCGCAAGGCCGGCAACATCGCGGACTGGGTGCGGCGCTTCGGCGGCGCCTACCCGCAATTCCTGATCCTGGACGCCGACAGCGTGATGTCGGCCGAGGCGCTGATCCGCCTCGCCGCCGCGATGGAGGCGCATCCCGGCGTGGGGCTGATCCAGAGCCTGCCGGTGATCGTCAACGGCCGCTCCCTCTTCGCGCGGATGCAGCAGTTCGCCGGCCGGCTCTACGGCCCGGTCATCGCCCATGGCATCGCCTTCTGGCACGGGGCGGAGGGGAACTACTGGGGCCACAACGCGATGATCCGCACCGTGGCCTTCGCGGAGGCGGCGGGGCTGCCGCACCTGCCCGGCCGCAAGCCCTTCGGCGGCACGATCATGAGCCACGACTTCGTGGAGGCCGCGCTGATGCGGCGCCAGGGCTGGGCGATCCACTTCGTCCCCGCACTGTCCGGCAGCTACGAGGAGAGCCCGCCGGCCCTCTCCGACCTTGCCATCCGCGACCGGCGCTGGTGCCAGGGCAACCTGCAGCACATGGCGGTGCTGCCCACGCGCGGGCTTCACCCAATCTCCCGCTCCCACCTCCTTGTCGGGATCGGTTCCTACATCACCGCGCCGCTCTGGCTGCTCTTCCTGGTCGCGGGCGTGCTGCTGTCGCTGCAGGCGCGCTTCGTGCTGCCCGTCTACTTCCCGCAGGGGCCGGCGCTGTTCCCGAACTGGCCGGTGGTCGATCCGGTCCGCGCGAAATGGGTCTTCATCGCCACGATGGGCCTGCTGTTGGTGCCGAAGCTGCTGGCCTGGGGCGCCATGCTGCTGGACGGGCCCTGGCGGCGCGGCCATGGCGGCGGGCTGCGCGCCCTCGTCAGCATGCTGGTGGAGACGGTGCTGGCCGGCCTGCTGGCGCCGGTGACGATGCTGACCCAGTCCGTGGACGTGTTCTCCATCCTGCGCGGGCGGGACTCCGGCTGGTCGGCGCAGACGCGGGACGATGGCAGCCTGCCGATCGGGCAGGTGGCGCGGCTCTACTGGCGGCACACGGCCTTCGGGCTGGCCTTCGGCGTCGCGGCCTTCCTCGTCTCGCCCTACCTCGCGGCCTGGATGTCGCCCGTGGTGGTCGGGCTCGCCCTCGCCATTCCGCTCGCGGCCTGGACGGCGGGGCGCGCGGCCGGGCAGGGGCTCCGCCGCGCCGGGCTGCTGCTGATCCCCGAGGAGCGGGATCCCCCGCCGATCCTGCGCCACACCCTGGCCCTGCGCGCGGAGTGGGAAGCGATGGCGCCGGAAGGCGAGGCCCTGGCGCGGCTGCGCGCCGATCCCGCCCTGCTGGCCGCGCATCGCGCCATGCTGCCGCCCCCGGCGCCGGCGCGGGTGGACGCGCTGGACTCCAGCCTCGTCATGGGCCGTGCCCGCGTGGCGGCCGCCGGTTCCGCGGAGGAGGCGCTGGCGGCGCTGACCCGCGCGGAGAAGGCCGCCCTTCTCGGTGATCCGGATGGGCTGGACGCACTGCTGGCGCTGCCCTCGCGCTGA
- a CDS encoding 2'-5' RNA ligase family protein: MEPAPLILTLRFDDAAFARLDAMRRAHFPPERNHIPAHLTLFHALPGAALPEITENLRVACAGTPPMALRVTGPRSLGRGVALGVEAPALVALRRLLASHWREWLTPQDAGGFRPHVTVQNKVAPEEARALQAEMAVGFQPWEARGEGLLLWHYRGGPWEAAAEFPFAG, translated from the coding sequence ATGGAGCCCGCGCCGCTGATCCTGACGCTGCGCTTCGACGACGCCGCCTTCGCACGGCTGGACGCCATGCGCCGTGCCCATTTCCCGCCGGAGCGGAACCACATTCCCGCGCACCTCACCCTGTTCCACGCCCTTCCCGGGGCGGCGCTGCCGGAGATCACGGAGAACCTGCGCGTCGCCTGCGCCGGAACGCCGCCCATGGCGCTGCGGGTGACCGGGCCGCGCTCCCTCGGCCGGGGCGTGGCGCTGGGAGTGGAGGCGCCGGCACTGGTGGCGTTGCGCCGTCTCCTCGCCTCGCACTGGCGGGAATGGCTGACGCCGCAGGATGCGGGCGGCTTCCGCCCGCATGTCACCGTGCAGAACAAGGTGGCGCCGGAGGAGGCGCGGGCGCTGCAGGCGGAGATGGCCGTGGGATTCCAGCCCTGGGAGGCGCGGGGCGAGGGGCTGCTGCTCTGGCACTATCGCGGCGGACCCTGGGAGGCCGCCGCGGAGTTCCCCTTCGCGGGCTAG